A DNA window from Aminiphilus circumscriptus DSM 16581 contains the following coding sequences:
- the thyX gene encoding FAD-dependent thymidylate synthase, with protein MSIHVVLLAHTPSPDMVVAGSARICYSECSAVELIDGFPDRTRAVRLVDSLLQSGHMSPFEHANFTFAVDGISRVCSHQLVRHRIASFSQQSQRYVKMSDAAVVVPPSVASSEEASSVFRGAVEEGYRRYERLLELGISREDARYVLPHGWETKLVMTMNARELHHFFTLRLCHRAQWEIRHLAREMLRCVRTVAPILFTLAGPSCVVDGACRERHSCGHPFGSMEELLEHEDA; from the coding sequence GTGTCCATTCACGTGGTGCTTTTGGCTCATACCCCTTCTCCGGACATGGTGGTGGCAGGTTCTGCCAGGATTTGCTACAGCGAATGTTCCGCAGTCGAACTCATCGATGGTTTTCCCGACCGCACCCGAGCTGTTCGCCTCGTGGACAGCCTTTTGCAGAGCGGGCACATGTCGCCTTTTGAACATGCGAACTTCACCTTTGCCGTGGACGGCATCAGCAGAGTTTGCTCCCATCAGCTCGTGCGCCACCGCATCGCCAGCTTCAGTCAGCAGAGCCAGCGGTATGTGAAGATGAGCGATGCTGCAGTGGTGGTTCCTCCTTCCGTGGCATCCTCCGAAGAGGCCTCGTCCGTGTTTCGTGGTGCCGTTGAAGAGGGGTACCGACGCTACGAGCGGCTCCTGGAATTGGGTATTTCCCGTGAGGATGCGCGCTATGTACTCCCCCACGGATGGGAGACGAAGCTTGTCATGACGATGAACGCGAGGGAGCTGCACCATTTTTTCACCCTTCGCCTCTGCCATCGCGCTCAGTGGGAGATCCGGCACCTGGCGAGGGAAATGCTCCGGTGTGTCCGTACCGTAGCGCCGATTTTGTTCACTCTTGCGGGTCCCTCCTGTGTCGTCGACGGAGCCTGCCGCGAAAGACACTCCTGTGGACACCCCTTCGGATCGATGGAGGAGTTGCTTGAACATGAAGATGCTTAA
- a CDS encoding HutP family protein: MENQSVQAKEVERNGQMLRLDLSLTITDESQAGRAALLLAATTSPVEETRLREQLQKWGWRAVATEVGGLAGDLPQKITRAVVGAALNANVVEKRSGEMHALMHAALEAMNGFMSTSMLEASIGAKIAIVRNGAWLAVAVMGDSAYHAVAHHERCGLGIMHV; the protein is encoded by the coding sequence GTGGAAAACCAGTCGGTTCAGGCAAAAGAAGTGGAACGCAACGGCCAGATGTTGCGACTTGATCTGAGCTTAACCATAACCGATGAGAGTCAGGCAGGACGAGCAGCTCTACTCTTGGCGGCCACCACATCACCTGTGGAGGAAACACGGCTTCGGGAACAACTGCAAAAGTGGGGATGGAGGGCCGTTGCCACCGAAGTGGGAGGGCTAGCGGGCGATCTGCCGCAGAAGATCACCCGAGCTGTCGTCGGTGCTGCTCTCAATGCGAACGTTGTGGAGAAGCGGAGCGGTGAGATGCACGCGCTCATGCATGCAGCCCTTGAGGCAATGAACGGGTTCATGTCCACGAGCATGCTCGAAGCCAGCATCGGGGCGAAGATCGCCATCGTTCGGAATGGCGCCTGGCTCGCGGTGGCCGTGATGGGAGATTCGGCGTATCATGCTGTGGCCCACCACGAACGATGCGGTTTGGGAATCATGCACGTGTGA
- the rpmE gene encoding 50S ribosomal protein L31: MKKDIHPKYEACTVRCACGNSFDTKSTQGELRVAVCSACHPFYTGKKGRVVEAGRLEKFQKKYAKFLAPEQE, translated from the coding sequence GTGAAGAAGGATATTCACCCCAAGTATGAGGCGTGCACGGTGCGGTGTGCGTGCGGTAATAGCTTCGATACGAAATCGACCCAGGGAGAACTCCGCGTGGCCGTGTGCTCCGCGTGCCATCCTTTCTACACGGGTAAAAAGGGACGCGTGGTCGAGGCGGGACGCTTGGAAAAGTTCCAGAAGAAATACGCCAAGTTTCTTGCCCCCGAACAGGAATAG
- a CDS encoding TAXI family TRAP transporter solute-binding subunit yields the protein MRRFGFLVLLVVILTAALSGMAFAKEFLSIATGGTTGTYYPLGGGIADIINRNVPELQVTSETGNASAANLNLIGTNQIEIAFAQNDLAYWAWKGEMMFKEPFQNIRGIGCLYPEHIHFITLKKNPVKDIMDLKGKRVSVGAPGSGVEGDVRAMFDVAGLKYDDMKVDFLDFANTTQRFKDDQLDAGFVVAGFPTSSVMDLATTTPIDLVSFSEDYIKALREKYPFFKKDVIPAGTYSGVDHDTVTPAVVAMLVCREDLSEDLVYTFTKTLWENVRDLDAVHAKAKLITLETALDGLSVPLHPGAAKYYKEKGIAIPEIK from the coding sequence ATGCGCAGGTTCGGATTTCTTGTACTTCTCGTAGTGATTCTCACGGCGGCTCTCTCCGGTATGGCCTTCGCTAAGGAGTTTCTCTCCATCGCGACCGGAGGCACCACGGGAACCTATTACCCGCTCGGCGGCGGCATTGCGGACATCATCAACCGCAACGTCCCTGAGCTTCAGGTGACATCCGAGACGGGAAACGCCTCCGCGGCGAATCTCAACCTCATCGGTACAAACCAGATTGAAATCGCCTTCGCACAAAATGACCTTGCCTATTGGGCCTGGAAGGGCGAAATGATGTTCAAGGAGCCCTTCCAGAACATCCGCGGTATTGGCTGCCTCTATCCCGAGCACATCCATTTCATCACTCTGAAAAAGAATCCCGTGAAGGACATTATGGACCTCAAGGGAAAACGCGTTTCCGTTGGAGCTCCCGGCTCGGGCGTCGAGGGTGACGTGCGGGCTATGTTCGACGTTGCTGGGTTGAAATACGATGACATGAAGGTCGATTTTCTCGACTTTGCCAACACGACCCAGCGCTTCAAGGACGACCAGCTCGACGCCGGATTCGTCGTGGCGGGATTCCCCACCTCCTCCGTCATGGATCTGGCCACCACGACTCCCATCGACCTCGTCAGTTTCAGCGAGGACTACATCAAGGCACTGCGTGAGAAATATCCTTTCTTCAAGAAGGACGTCATTCCGGCGGGGACCTATTCCGGGGTGGACCACGACACCGTGACGCCTGCCGTGGTCGCCATGCTCGTCTGCCGAGAGGATCTGAGTGAGGACCTGGTCTACACCTTCACGAAGACGCTCTGGGAGAATGTGCGTGATCTCGACGCCGTGCATGCGAAGGCGAAGCTCATCACTCTCGAAACTGCTCTGGACGGACTCTCCGTTCCTCTGCACCCCGGTGCGGCGAAATATTACAAGGAAAAGGGTATCGCCATTCCGGAGATCAAGTAG
- a CDS encoding V-type ATP synthase subunit B, with amino-acid sequence MALREYMGLKKIQGPFVLVESVSGVGYGELVSIIVPSGKERLGRVVLLDERATLVQVFSGTDELVPESTRSRFLGKGLSLTLAPSILGRTFSGLGEPRDDCGPVYGGVSRDVNGLPLNPMARRYPRDFIHTGISAIDTLTTLIRGQKLPIFSGNGLPHNQLAVQIAVQSRLVGAENFAVVFAGIGIKHDDAAFFVRELVEKGKTNNLVMFLNLADDPVIERIATPRMALSAAEYLAFDLGMHVLVILTDMTNYCEALRELGVARGEVPSRKGYPAYMYSDLASLYERAGVLRDAQGSLTQLPILSMPNDDITHPIPDLTGFITEGQIVLSRELDAQSVYPPIDVLTSLSRLMKDGIGKNYTRDDHPNLASQLFASYSRVQEVRALAGVVGADELGKIDKSYVEFGEAFEKRFLAQGKDEDRDIGQSLDLAWELLHVLPRSELTRVSLEQISAHRKRSG; translated from the coding sequence ATGGCATTGAGAGAATATATGGGGTTGAAGAAGATTCAGGGGCCCTTTGTGCTCGTCGAAAGTGTGTCCGGAGTGGGGTACGGCGAGCTTGTGAGCATCATCGTTCCCTCCGGCAAGGAGCGATTGGGGCGTGTTGTCCTTCTCGACGAGAGGGCGACCTTGGTTCAGGTCTTTTCCGGTACGGACGAACTCGTCCCCGAATCCACCCGTTCCCGTTTTCTCGGAAAAGGATTGAGTCTCACCCTGGCGCCATCCATTCTCGGGCGCACTTTTTCCGGGCTCGGGGAGCCCCGGGACGACTGTGGTCCCGTCTATGGAGGCGTGTCCAGGGATGTGAACGGCCTTCCGCTGAACCCCATGGCGCGCCGATATCCCAGGGATTTCATCCACACGGGAATCTCCGCCATCGACACGCTGACCACACTGATTCGGGGACAGAAACTTCCCATTTTTTCCGGAAACGGCCTGCCGCACAATCAGCTTGCCGTACAGATCGCCGTGCAATCGCGACTCGTTGGAGCCGAGAACTTCGCCGTCGTGTTCGCGGGGATTGGCATCAAACACGATGACGCCGCTTTTTTTGTCCGTGAACTCGTGGAAAAAGGTAAGACGAACAACCTCGTAATGTTTCTCAATCTCGCCGACGACCCCGTGATCGAGCGGATCGCGACACCACGGATGGCACTTTCCGCGGCGGAATACCTCGCCTTCGACCTGGGCATGCACGTCCTGGTCATTCTCACGGACATGACGAACTACTGCGAGGCTCTGCGCGAGCTGGGCGTGGCCCGAGGGGAGGTCCCGAGCAGGAAGGGCTACCCAGCGTACATGTACAGTGATCTCGCGTCCCTTTACGAACGGGCGGGCGTTCTTCGCGACGCCCAGGGAAGCCTCACGCAGCTCCCCATCCTTTCCATGCCCAATGACGACATCACACACCCCATTCCGGACCTGACGGGATTCATCACCGAGGGGCAGATCGTGCTCTCCCGGGAACTGGATGCACAGTCCGTCTATCCTCCCATCGATGTGCTCACGAGTCTTTCCCGGCTCATGAAGGACGGCATCGGGAAAAACTACACCAGGGACGACCACCCGAACCTGGCAAGCCAGCTTTTCGCTTCCTACAGCCGGGTTCAGGAAGTCCGCGCTCTCGCCGGAGTCGTGGGAGCTGACGAATTGGGGAAGATCGACAAGTCTTACGTGGAGTTCGGCGAGGCTTTCGAGAAACGTTTTCTTGCCCAGGGAAAGGACGAGGACCGCGATATCGGACAATCCTTGGATCTCGCATGGGAGCTTCTGCACGTGTTGCCCCGGTCGGAGCTGACCAGAGTTTCCCTCGAACAGATCAGCGCTCACAGAAAACGGAGTGGTTGA